From a single Stackebrandtia endophytica genomic region:
- a CDS encoding glycosyltransferase produces MFDQLRPTLVESPADTAAAIDASEFRTGGRRILIGTDTYPPDVNGAGYFTSRLATGLAERGNDVHVVAVSDKGRAYTHQMDGVTVHRLRSRSAVVYPNQRIVLPGGTVAAVERIFDEVRPDVTHLQSHFTVGRACLRVSKRRGLPVMATNHFMPEPLLHHVPVPQAVRDWAARLAWRDAARVFERADYVSTPTPLAAKHFADRGYSGFIDAVSCGIDLSRFQPRQGDAATARAHFGLPDRKTVVFVGRLDQEKRIDQLIRALPSLRRHHDVQLVVAGVGPYHDALLKLAADLGISAYVHLLGFVSDEDLPRVYHTGDVFAIASVAELQSIVTLEAMASGLPIVGADAVALPHLIENGRNGYLFDPGDIVGIGARLDSILSSAEDLASMGSESRKMADPHEHRRSLERFEEIYDQLVQAAGSRA; encoded by the coding sequence ATGTTCGACCAGTTGCGACCCACCTTGGTTGAGTCACCGGCCGACACCGCCGCCGCGATCGACGCATCTGAGTTTCGCACCGGCGGCCGCCGAATCCTCATCGGAACCGACACCTATCCGCCGGACGTCAACGGTGCCGGCTACTTCACCTCCCGGTTGGCGACCGGCCTGGCCGAGCGCGGCAACGACGTTCACGTGGTTGCGGTGTCCGACAAGGGACGCGCCTACACCCACCAGATGGACGGGGTGACCGTTCACCGCCTGCGATCCCGCTCCGCCGTGGTGTATCCCAACCAGCGGATCGTCCTGCCCGGCGGCACGGTCGCGGCGGTGGAGAGGATCTTCGACGAGGTCCGCCCCGACGTGACCCACCTGCAATCACACTTCACGGTGGGGCGGGCCTGCCTGCGGGTGTCCAAGCGGCGGGGCCTACCGGTCATGGCCACCAACCACTTCATGCCCGAACCGTTGCTGCACCACGTACCGGTGCCTCAAGCGGTGCGGGACTGGGCGGCGCGACTGGCCTGGCGGGATGCCGCCCGCGTCTTCGAACGCGCCGACTACGTCAGTACTCCGACCCCGTTGGCCGCCAAGCACTTCGCCGACCGCGGCTACAGCGGGTTCATCGACGCGGTCTCCTGTGGAATCGACCTGTCCCGGTTCCAGCCCCGGCAGGGTGATGCGGCGACGGCACGAGCCCACTTCGGCCTGCCCGATCGCAAGACCGTCGTCTTCGTGGGTCGACTCGATCAGGAGAAACGCATCGACCAGTTGATCCGGGCACTGCCGTCGCTGCGGCGTCACCACGATGTGCAACTGGTCGTCGCCGGAGTCGGGCCGTATCACGACGCGCTGCTGAAGCTGGCCGCCGACCTGGGCATCTCCGCCTACGTTCACCTGCTGGGTTTCGTCTCCGACGAGGATCTCCCACGCGTCTACCACACCGGTGACGTGTTCGCGATCGCCAGCGTCGCCGAGCTTCAGTCCATTGTGACATTGGAGGCGATGGCCTCGGGACTGCCGATCGTCGGCGCCGACGCGGTGGCGCTGCCCCACCTGATTGAGAACGGCCGCAACGGATATCTGTTCGACCCCGGTGACATCGTGGGCATCGGCGCCCGGTTGGACTCGATACTGTCGTCGGCCGAAGACCTGGCGAGCATGGGATCCGAGAGCCGCAAGATGGCCGACCCGCACGAGCACCGCCGGTCCCTGGAGCGGTTCGAGGAGATCTACGACCAGCTGGTCCAGGCCGCGGGGAGCCGGGCATGA
- a CDS encoding DUF998 domain-containing protein codes for MTATRHRRPWQGMAAVSGGLVSIVCFVMLHLLMADIVDPLQQPVSSYALTSPGTGLFGLGTMSMAVSCVLLAVAGLGVPGQNRARAMLAATSVMLTLVVVFRTDTGDTVSSIAGQIHRYAAGAAFVLVVLAAASMCRELTGTTGDRRWGVWMWGLTGLSVATLLLTGLNTFLPELAGGGDWRGLPQRALLLNQTLIVIVMGLVARRRTRVAPSPVTWPRPRLESAVEATGGNRKVLSA; via the coding sequence ATGACCGCCACCCGACACCGGAGACCGTGGCAGGGGATGGCCGCGGTCTCCGGGGGCCTGGTCTCCATCGTCTGCTTCGTCATGCTTCACCTGCTGATGGCCGACATCGTCGACCCCCTCCAGCAGCCGGTCAGCAGTTACGCCCTGACCTCTCCGGGAACCGGGCTGTTCGGTCTGGGAACGATGAGCATGGCGGTTTCCTGTGTGCTCCTGGCGGTCGCGGGTCTGGGCGTGCCGGGCCAGAACCGGGCGCGGGCGATGCTGGCGGCCACCTCCGTGATGTTGACGCTGGTGGTGGTGTTTCGCACCGATACCGGTGACACCGTGAGTTCGATCGCCGGTCAGATCCACCGCTACGCCGCCGGTGCCGCCTTCGTCCTGGTGGTGTTGGCCGCCGCGTCCATGTGCCGGGAACTCACCGGGACGACTGGCGACCGGCGATGGGGGGTCTGGATGTGGGGACTGACCGGACTGAGTGTGGCGACTCTGCTCTTGACGGGGCTCAACACCTTCCTGCCCGAGCTCGCCGGTGGTGGTGACTGGCGAGGTCTGCCGCAGCGCGCCCTCCTGCTGAACCAGACTCTGATCGTCATCGTGATGGGGTTGGTGGCGCGGCGCCGGACCCGGGTCGCACCGTCGCCGGTGACGTGGCCGCGACCGCGACTGGAATCGGCGGTGGAGGCCACGGGCGGTAACCGAAAAGTACTCTCGGCATGA
- a CDS encoding TetR family transcriptional regulator: MAGATGRVQTRRDLSAAALALFADRGYEATTVDQIAVAAGVARRTFFRYFPTKEDAVFPDHDSTVTRVQSVLDSASPADDPIDVVCEGVREVLRMYAADPTVAVARYRLLREVPALREREIAVVSRYQRLFTKFLLSNWAAESALPDAALYAEVSAAAVVAAHNHVLRQWLRADARGDAFDQLDRALDSVRHRFTEIVVRRRKRVLVTVTEVGTDNEEIISAVRDALRLPVIRRVTPWWIVDVSTVSDALPHSTGRGPSGPEVGASRESGLSECIGGSRTRPHTIRERGPVHPGTRTSDDGETGSRLQGRWLDGASVA; this comes from the coding sequence ATGGCGGGTGCAACGGGCCGAGTACAGACCAGACGAGATCTGTCTGCCGCAGCGTTGGCGCTGTTCGCCGACCGGGGTTATGAAGCCACCACGGTCGACCAGATCGCCGTCGCCGCCGGGGTCGCCCGACGCACCTTCTTCCGTTACTTCCCCACCAAGGAAGACGCGGTCTTTCCCGACCACGACAGCACCGTCACCAGGGTTCAGTCCGTATTGGACTCCGCCTCCCCGGCCGACGATCCGATCGACGTGGTGTGTGAGGGTGTGCGTGAGGTACTGCGCATGTATGCCGCCGACCCCACGGTCGCGGTGGCCAGATACCGGTTGCTGCGCGAGGTCCCGGCGTTGCGGGAACGTGAAATCGCGGTGGTGTCGCGTTACCAGCGCCTGTTCACGAAGTTCCTGTTGTCCAATTGGGCGGCGGAATCAGCACTGCCGGACGCCGCCCTGTACGCCGAGGTCTCGGCGGCGGCCGTCGTCGCCGCACACAACCACGTTCTTCGACAGTGGCTGCGAGCCGACGCGCGCGGCGACGCGTTCGATCAACTCGACCGGGCGTTGGACTCGGTGCGCCACCGATTCACCGAGATCGTCGTACGGCGACGCAAACGGGTCCTGGTGACCGTGACCGAGGTGGGGACCGACAACGAGGAGATCATCTCGGCGGTCCGGGATGCGTTGCGGTTACCCGTGATTCGCCGCGTCACGCCATGGTGGATCGTCGACGTCTCCACAGTGTCTGATGCGCTGCCTCACTCCACAGGTCGGGGACCGAGCGGCCCCGAAGTGGGCGCCAGCCGGGAGTCGGGACTCTCGGAGTGCATCGGCGGCAGTCGCACCCGACCTCATACGATCAGGGAGCGCGGCCCGGTTCACCCCGGAACCCGGACGAGCGACGACGGCGAGACGGGTTCCCGTCTTCAGGGACGCTGGCTCGACGGCGCCAGCGTCGCATAG
- a CDS encoding metallophosphoesterase: MASDPALFVVSDVHGHYDKLVAALKDAELIDDSGHWSGGNARLWFLGDLFDRGTDGVGIVDLIMRLADEADSDGGLVDCLLGNHEILMLGARKFGDEEFEDDDGNSRNFMMWWHLNGGQDDDVARLNTKQLNWLQNRPVMVYAADHLLVHTDTVEYAAYGRSVAGVNKTIRKILKSNDHEKWWMLFRRLTIRHRFEAVDGAEQAAAMLECFGGSQLVHGHSTIPDRLGLPGDQIVGPRRYCEAMVLCVDGGIYQGGPCLVVELPVDPATLQPDPAAHTPETAETDGLPADEEAVDSETAVENLAEASTEAG; encoded by the coding sequence ATGGCCTCTGACCCCGCACTCTTCGTCGTCAGCGACGTGCACGGGCACTATGACAAACTCGTCGCCGCGTTGAAGGACGCCGAGCTGATCGACGACTCCGGACACTGGAGTGGCGGAAACGCGCGGCTGTGGTTCCTGGGGGACCTCTTCGACCGGGGAACCGACGGTGTCGGCATCGTCGATCTGATCATGCGGTTGGCCGACGAGGCCGATTCCGACGGCGGCCTCGTCGACTGCCTCCTGGGCAACCACGAGATCCTCATGTTGGGGGCGCGCAAGTTCGGCGACGAGGAGTTCGAGGACGACGACGGCAACTCCCGCAACTTCATGATGTGGTGGCACCTCAACGGTGGACAGGACGACGACGTCGCGCGTCTCAACACCAAGCAGCTGAACTGGTTGCAGAACCGCCCGGTGATGGTTTACGCGGCCGACCATCTACTGGTCCACACCGACACCGTCGAGTACGCGGCATACGGTCGAAGCGTCGCCGGTGTCAACAAGACGATCCGCAAGATCCTCAAGTCCAATGATCACGAGAAGTGGTGGATGCTGTTTCGTCGACTGACGATCAGGCACCGCTTCGAAGCCGTGGACGGTGCCGAGCAGGCCGCCGCGATGCTCGAGTGCTTCGGCGGCAGCCAATTGGTTCACGGGCACAGCACGATCCCGGACCGGCTCGGTTTGCCCGGTGACCAGATCGTCGGTCCTCGTCGCTACTGCGAAGCCATGGTGTTGTGCGTGGACGGGGGCATCTACCAGGGCGGTCCGTGCCTGGTCGTGGAGTTGCCCGTCGACCCGGCGACGCTGCAACCGGATCCGGCCGCGCACACGCCGGAGACGGCTGAGACCGACGGTCTACCGGCCGACGAGGAGGCCGTCGATTCCGAGACGGCCGTGGAGAACCTGGCCGAAGCCAGTACCGAGGCAGGCTGA
- a CDS encoding DUF397 domain-containing protein: MDKAYNGIPAGQLSISWQKSGRSNPSGNCVEMAALPDGQGIAVRNSRDPQGPALVYTMNEMIAFIDGAKDGDFDNLIVK; encoded by the coding sequence ATGGACAAGGCATACAACGGCATCCCCGCCGGACAGCTGTCCATCTCCTGGCAGAAGAGCGGCCGCAGCAATCCCAGCGGCAACTGCGTCGAGATGGCGGCTTTGCCTGACGGGCAAGGCATCGCGGTTCGTAACTCGCGCGACCCCCAGGGCCCGGCCCTGGTGTACACGATGAACGAGATGATTGCGTTCATCGATGGCGCGAAAGACGGCGATTTCGACAACTTGATCGTCAAGTAG
- a CDS encoding FAD-dependent oxidoreductase translates to MRNWQIDARVTTDTRLPVLADVDVVVVGGGPAGVAAATVAAESGLSVVLIEKYGFCGGAAVAGMSGTICGMYLATEERARPQQIVFGFTERFRGELLARGGLTEPQVYGKTWTSTHDPLKWSETADALLENAGVRILFHTAVTDVVMDGDTHAGVVVESNAGRSVVRARRTIDASGDAAVVARAGHAYSFGLDGRIQNPTMFFRLGNVDVERHLESYGDDTICPPEVSAAIVAAREKGLDLPRNHIWIFPTPRPNELMVNATRLTARDGRMLNVIDPEDFTEAEIMGRRQVRAYREFLHDNLPGFENSYVVDTGTEAGIRQTRTISGVKTLTNEDVVNARKQPDGICRSPWPIELHDGERPKLHWILDDYYEVPFHTLVPATGENIIVAGRSLSAEHEALASARVTAQCFEYGHAAAVATLQSIENGTRYRDLRGSDIRAAMGANGSAL, encoded by the coding sequence ATGCGCAACTGGCAGATCGATGCGAGAGTCACCACCGACACGAGATTGCCCGTCCTCGCCGACGTCGACGTCGTGGTCGTCGGCGGTGGACCGGCCGGTGTCGCCGCCGCCACCGTGGCCGCAGAATCCGGCCTCAGCGTCGTGCTCATCGAGAAGTACGGCTTCTGCGGCGGAGCAGCGGTCGCGGGCATGTCGGGCACGATCTGCGGAATGTACCTGGCAACCGAGGAACGCGCCCGGCCACAGCAGATCGTCTTCGGGTTCACCGAACGTTTCCGAGGTGAACTATTGGCCCGAGGTGGGCTGACCGAACCGCAGGTATACGGAAAGACCTGGACATCGACCCACGACCCGCTCAAGTGGAGCGAGACAGCGGATGCGTTGCTGGAGAACGCCGGTGTTCGAATTCTGTTTCACACCGCGGTCACCGACGTCGTCATGGACGGCGACACGCACGCCGGTGTGGTCGTCGAATCGAACGCCGGTCGGTCGGTTGTTCGCGCCCGCCGCACGATCGACGCATCGGGGGATGCCGCCGTCGTCGCCCGCGCCGGCCACGCCTACTCCTTCGGACTGGATGGCCGCATCCAGAACCCGACGATGTTCTTCCGACTGGGCAATGTGGATGTCGAGCGGCACTTGGAATCCTACGGCGACGACACCATCTGCCCACCCGAGGTGTCGGCGGCCATCGTCGCCGCGCGTGAGAAGGGGCTCGACCTGCCACGCAACCACATTTGGATCTTTCCCACGCCCCGGCCGAATGAACTCATGGTCAATGCGACCAGACTGACCGCCCGTGACGGTCGCATGCTCAACGTCATCGATCCCGAAGACTTCACCGAGGCGGAGATCATGGGACGCCGTCAGGTTCGCGCCTACCGCGAGTTTCTCCACGACAACCTGCCGGGATTCGAGAACAGCTACGTCGTGGACACCGGCACCGAGGCCGGGATCCGCCAAACCCGCACGATCAGTGGAGTAAAGACCCTCACCAATGAGGATGTCGTCAATGCCCGCAAGCAGCCGGACGGCATCTGCCGTTCCCCGTGGCCGATCGAGTTGCACGACGGCGAGCGTCCGAAGTTGCACTGGATCCTTGACGACTATTACGAGGTGCCGTTCCACACCCTGGTCCCCGCGACCGGCGAGAACATCATCGTCGCAGGTCGATCGCTCAGCGCCGAGCACGAAGCACTCGCATCGGCTCGGGTGACCGCCCAATGCTTCGAGTACGGCCACGCAGCGGCCGTCGCCACCTTGCAGTCGATCGAGAACGGCACCCGTTATCGAGACCTGCGCGGCAGTGACATTCGCGCGGCCATGGGCGCCAACGGCAGCGCCCTCTGA
- a CDS encoding GntR family transcriptional regulator, which translates to MADRAFAVLEDLIVFQDLPPGSMISEATLMERTGFGRTPIREALQRLALEHMVEIHPYRGSFVVPISAEAQLKALEVRRSVEELAVGLAAERATDPQRASMRNLIEALNDFDSGDARAFGIHLTDAHQSVAAAAHNEFLASVMASLHGPSRRFWFASMKDKARELRTAATLHGGILTAICQGDAAAAREASLQLNRYLVDFTYATLAPSSQRP; encoded by the coding sequence ATGGCGGACCGGGCTTTCGCGGTGTTGGAGGATCTCATCGTCTTCCAGGACCTACCGCCCGGCTCCATGATTTCCGAGGCCACCCTGATGGAACGGACCGGCTTCGGGCGCACGCCGATTCGGGAGGCGTTGCAACGCCTGGCTCTCGAACACATGGTTGAGATACACCCTTACCGGGGCAGTTTCGTCGTGCCGATCTCCGCCGAGGCCCAGCTCAAAGCGCTGGAGGTGCGCCGTTCAGTCGAGGAACTCGCCGTCGGGCTTGCCGCCGAACGGGCCACCGATCCTCAGCGAGCGTCCATGCGAAACCTCATCGAGGCGTTGAACGACTTCGATTCCGGGGATGCCCGGGCATTTGGGATCCACCTCACCGACGCGCACCAGTCGGTCGCCGCGGCAGCTCACAACGAGTTCCTGGCGAGTGTCATGGCATCACTTCACGGCCCGTCTCGCCGCTTCTGGTTCGCCAGCATGAAGGACAAGGCCAGGGAGCTTCGTACCGCGGCGACTCTGCACGGCGGAATCCTCACCGCCATCTGTCAGGGGGACGCGGCCGCCGCCAGGGAGGCCTCCCTGCAGTTGAACAGGTACCTGGTCGACTTCACCTATGCGACGCTGGCGCCGTCGAGCCAGCGTCCCTGA
- a CDS encoding DMT family transporter — translation MTWQVAAAVIGAWFIAIGAAAQEQPATAADGGVVGRMHLVWQLLRNPRWVIGGIVTVVGMGLHLAALTTAPLTIVQPLGISGLLVAVWVAARWRRRRLTRVEWFGAGAVTVGLIGLVVSLPHDAEVTPMLSDGHLVTLSVIAGPLAFAAVVGGHLLGARSRAAILAGTAGLCFGVTAALVRVISHDLRDGWSALWHWRVLVALVLVAVGGLILQNAYRAGHFGLSYAVLLVVDPIVAAGVGVVFLAEPLPTTVIAMVTAAASATLTVIGVVALAGRARPPAGIGAAEQPAPQQRSDSPRTTDRLLSRVIPPRITHQTTNPQ, via the coding sequence GTGACCTGGCAAGTCGCCGCCGCGGTGATCGGCGCCTGGTTCATAGCGATCGGAGCCGCCGCTCAGGAGCAACCGGCCACGGCCGCCGACGGCGGCGTCGTGGGTCGGATGCACCTGGTGTGGCAACTGCTGCGCAATCCTCGCTGGGTGATCGGCGGGATCGTCACGGTCGTCGGCATGGGTCTGCACCTGGCGGCCCTGACCACCGCTCCGCTGACGATCGTGCAACCACTGGGCATCAGTGGGCTGCTGGTGGCGGTGTGGGTCGCGGCCCGCTGGCGTCGCCGACGGTTGACCCGCGTCGAATGGTTCGGCGCCGGGGCGGTCACGGTCGGTCTCATCGGCCTGGTGGTCAGTCTGCCGCACGATGCCGAGGTCACGCCCATGTTGAGCGACGGGCATCTCGTGACGCTGTCGGTCATCGCCGGTCCGCTGGCGTTCGCGGCGGTGGTGGGCGGGCACCTGTTGGGAGCGCGTTCCCGTGCGGCGATCCTGGCCGGCACGGCCGGGCTCTGCTTCGGCGTCACCGCGGCCCTGGTCCGGGTGATCAGCCATGACCTTCGCGACGGTTGGTCGGCGCTGTGGCACTGGCGGGTGCTGGTCGCACTGGTTCTGGTCGCCGTCGGCGGGCTCATCCTGCAGAACGCCTACCGGGCAGGACACTTCGGACTGTCCTATGCGGTACTTCTGGTTGTCGACCCGATCGTCGCCGCCGGCGTCGGAGTCGTCTTCCTCGCCGAACCATTGCCCACCACCGTGATCGCCATGGTCACCGCCGCCGCTTCGGCGACGTTGACCGTGATCGGGGTGGTCGCCCTGGCCGGAAGAGCTCGCCCTCCCGCCGGAATCGGCGCGGCGGAGCAGCCGGCCCCGCAGCAACGATCCGACTCGCCGCGCACCACCGACCGGCTGTTGAGCCGCGTCATCCCACCTCGAATCACTCACCAGACGACTAATCCCCAGTGA